A stretch of Cicer arietinum cultivar CDC Frontier isolate Library 1 chromosome 5, Cicar.CDCFrontier_v2.0, whole genome shotgun sequence DNA encodes these proteins:
- the LOC101498287 gene encoding uncharacterized protein — protein sequence MVPSFLSFAGLYSGYIRRCFARAGLFSQSINIDNETTLHVWGPTNQATQKPSLVLIHGFGPMAMWQWREQVQFLSPHFNLYVPDLIFFGESNTRSKERSEKFQAASVGKLLEKLGVKKFHVAGTSYGGFVAYHLANMLGVEKVEKVVIASSGVNMTKNHGLGLLERAKLDNIEDLMLPSSPKQLRKLITLAVSRRIHYVPDFFFNDFINKLYSENRKEKLELLAGLSIGKNDTSNIPPLQQEVLIIWGEDDNIFPVQMAHELKEVISKKARLELIKDASHVPQLEKPAEFNTIILNFLKEAS from the exons ATGGTTCCGTCGTTTTTGAGTTTCGCCGGCTTATACAGTGGGTACATACGACGGTGTTTCGCGAGAGCAGGACTGTTCTCACAATCAATCAACATAGACAATGAAACGACGCTCCACGTTTGGGGTCCAACAAATCAAGCCACACAAAAACCTTCCCTCGTTCTAATTCACGGTTTCGGTCCCATGGCTATGTGGCAATGGCGTGAACAAGTCCAATTTCTTTCCCCTCATTTCAACCTCTATGTTCCCGATCTTATTTTCTTCGGAGAATCCAATACAAG GTCGAAGGAGAGAAGCGAGAAATTTCAAGCAGCTTCGGTTGGGAAACTGTTGGAGAAGTTAGGTGTGAAGAAGTTCCACGTGGCAGGGACTAGCTATGGTGGTTTTGTGGCTTATCATTTGGCGAATATGTTGGGGGTAGAGAAGGTTGAGAAAGTTGTTATTGCTAGCTCTGGTGTTAATATGACAAAGAATCATGGCTTGGGTTTGTTGGAAAGGGCTAAACTCGATAACATTGAGGATCTTATGTTACCTTCTTCTCCAAAACAGTTGAGGAAATTGATCACTCTTGCTGTGTCTAGACGAATCCATTACGTGCCTGATTTTTTCTTCAACGATTTCATAAAT AAACTATACTCAGAAAATAGGAAGGAAAAGCTGGAGCTTCTAGCTGGCTTGTCCATTGGCAAGAATGATACTTCAAACATTCCACCTCTTCAACAG GAAGTTTTGATAATCTGGGGGGAAGATGACAATATATTTCCCGTGCAGATGGCCCATGAACTCAAAGA GGTAATCAGTAAGAAAGCAAGATTGGAATTGATAAAGGATGCATCCCATGTGCCTCAACTTGAAAAGCCAGCCGAATTCAACACTATCATCctaaatttcttaaaagaagCCTCTTGA